The sequence below is a genomic window from Nitrospinota bacterium.
ATCGTCGCGGGGCTGTGCCGGATCAAGGCAGGGAAAACCGAAAAACTGACTCTCAAACCAAAGGAAAGCGAAGCCTCGGGGTGATGGTTTCACCTCCGGTTCAGGAAGAGGATAAAGGATGTTTTTTTTCAGGCCGCGCTTCGATAACCCAACCGATGGCAAATAACGAAGGCCATTGATGGCACGCAAAAGAAAAAATAAGACGCTTCCACTTCGATGAAATCACCGGCATTTCCGGAACCATCTCGCTCACATCATAACCGTTGGTTTCGATGAATTCCCTCCCTGTACGCAGGGTGAAAAACCGCAAATGGGTCCGGTCAAGAATTCCTTCGTCCTGATACTCCCACCGACCGAAAAGCAGGCCCATCCGGTTCGAATAATAAGCTACATTGGGCAATGAAATTAAAACTTTTCCTTTATCTTTCAGGAGCGCGCGCGATGTTTCCAGAACCTTCTCGGGAGCTTGCAGGTGTTCTAAAACGTCTGCAAGAACTACTACATCATATTGGTGAGCGTGTTGATCAAATGCGAATGTTTCAATATTTCCTTCATATAAATTTTTATAATGGGAGCGGGAGGCCGTCATTCGACGGATATTAATATCCATTCCATCCACGCGGCATCCTTTTCCAGTCAGAACGGGGGCCAATTGCCCTTCGCCGCACCCCATATCAAACACATGGCTTCCGGCATCAATGAAGGAAGCGATTTGACGGAATTTATTCTCTATCAGATAGGAGTCTAACTTGGCCATGACATTCCCAAAAACCGGACCGGTCTCAAATCATTTCCCAGGTGATTAATTCTTCGGCGCAAATTTTAGACTTGGCTTTCTTGCCGATGATGCGCTCCAAACCGTCGGGCGGAATTCCCGTGCCCGGTCGTTTCACCGCCACCATATCGGAAGAAATGACCGTGCCCGCCTCGATGTCCACGCGGGCCACCAGGCTTCTGCGCGCCGATTGCTTGACCGGCACCTCCGAAGGCTGAAGTTTTCTTTTTCCATCGCCTAAAATTTTTCCAACAGAAACCGTCGCCTGTTTCAATTGCTTTAGCTCTTCGGGCTCCATCGATAGGGCGTTGTCGGCACCGGGTAGATTTCTATCGAGGGTGAAGTGTTTTTCGATCATCACCGCACCCAGAGAGGCCGCGACGATAGCCGACAAGTTGTCGGTGGTATGATCCGAGAGTCCGACAGGAACCTTGAAGCGGGTTCTAAGTTCCGCCAGGCAGTGCATATTCATTTCTTCATAGCGGGACGGGTAGTTGGAAACACAATGCAAAAGTACGATGCGGTCGTTTCCCTCGCCGCGAACGGCATTCACGGCCTTTTCAATTTCACCGACGTCTCCCATTCCCGTTGACAACACAACCGGAAGATGTTTTCGCGCCACCCGCTTTATAAAATCGAGATAAGTCAAATCGGGCGATGCCACCTTGATCGCCGGCACGCCAAGCTCGACCAGCATGTCCAACGATGCTTCGTCAAACGGCGTCGAGAACAACGGAATGCCAAGCTCCTCGGCATAGGCAAACAATTCCTCATACTCTTCAGGTT
It includes:
- a CDS encoding class I SAM-dependent methyltransferase, giving the protein MAKLDSYLIENKFRQIASFIDAGSHVFDMGCGEGQLAPVLTGKGCRVDGMDINIRRMTASRSHYKNLYEGNIETFAFDQHAHQYDVVVLADVLEHLQAPEKVLETSRALLKDKGKVLISLPNVAYYSNRMGLLFGRWEYQDEGILDRTHLRFFTLRTGREFIETNGYDVSEMVPEMPVISSKWKRLIFSFACHQWPSLFAIGWVIEARPEKKHPLSSS
- a CDS encoding N-acetylneuraminate synthase family protein, whose product is MSVTHEFEFCGQPMGAGHPPLIVAEIGFNHNGDVALCQRMIQAAAANGADAVKLQTFVAGELYSKRFLANDPADPKKEIPLYEFFQRSELKPEEYEELFAYAEELGIPLFSTPFDEASLDMLVELGVPAIKVASPDLTYLDFIKRVARKHLPVVLSTGMGDVGEIEKAVNAVRGEGNDRIVLLHCVSNYPSRYEEMNMHCLAELRTRFKVPVGLSDHTTDNLSAIVAASLGAVMIEKHFTLDRNLPGADNALSMEPEELKQLKQATVSVGKILGDGKRKLQPSEVPVKQSARRSLVARVDIEAGTVISSDMVAVKRPGTGIPPDGLERIIGKKAKSKICAEELITWEMI